The following coding sequences lie in one Deltaproteobacteria bacterium genomic window:
- a CDS encoding YraN family protein encodes MTYPTDRAPHFTTGRKGEDLAVRYLRLRGYRILERNFRCKLGEIDIIAKKGGVTIFVEVKTRREPYMMDPINAIDGLKVVRTINAARFYLLTNRTGDIPCRFDVLTLSVSPEDRTTINHLADAFHLTDDTVTQGRISWARSLKKRIYPKRKRKG; translated from the coding sequence ATGACCTATCCCACAGACAGAGCGCCGCACTTCACCACGGGCCGGAAAGGGGAAGATCTGGCCGTTCGCTACCTGCGTCTGCGCGGATACCGGATCCTGGAGAGAAACTTCCGCTGCAAACTGGGGGAGATCGACATTATCGCAAAAAAAGGTGGTGTCACCATATTCGTGGAGGTCAAGACCAGGCGGGAACCATACATGATGGACCCAATCAACGCCATTGATGGTCTGAAAGTCGTTCGAACGATCAACGCGGCCCGTTTCTACCTCCTGACCAACCGCACGGGCGACATCCCGTGCCGTTTCGACGTCCTGACCCTGTCCGTTTCCCCGGAGGATCGGACGACAATAAACCATCTCGCGGACGCCTTCCACCTCACCGACGACACCGTCACTCAGGGCCGTATCAGCTGGGCCAGGTCCCTGAAAAAGCGCATATACCCGAAGCGGAAAAGAAAAGGATAG
- a CDS encoding YifB family Mg chelatase-like AAA ATPase — MVSRILSCSITGLEAVPVHVELDLSNGMPGLTIVGMGDTAVRESRERVLAALRNSGYELPPSRVTVNLAPADLKKEGSRYDLPIALGILAALRAFSPSALDGYLVMGELSLTGEVVGREPSFPAALLARKAGIEGIILPKEMAAEAALVKGCRALPVDRLSEVTEFLRGNGTLDPAAPVAVRNPDRIPDLSEVKGQEVPRRVLEIAAAGGHNLLMVGFPGAGKTMLARRLPGILPPLTSEQTVEVTAIHSIAGLLSQGNRIITLPPFRSPHHTISHVGLAGGGTHPRPGEITLSHNGVLFLDEMSEFKRSSLETLRQPLEDGRITITRAARSVSYPARFILVGATNPCPCGFLGHETRPCICSPSAVSRYRRRISGPLMDRIDLVVDVQGVPLERISSHRAGEGSGVVAERVKTVRTAQAERARDGFPTLNSRLSHGDLEKLCPIGREGEALLKEAVRRLGLTARGYHRTLRIARTLADMEGKEVPGPEHLAEAIQYRPVLSGVYG; from the coding sequence ATGGTCTCGCGAATACTTTCATGCTCTATTACCGGCCTGGAGGCCGTCCCGGTTCACGTTGAGTTGGACCTTTCCAACGGGATGCCGGGTCTGACGATCGTGGGGATGGGCGATACGGCCGTACGGGAAAGCCGGGAGAGGGTGCTGGCAGCGCTGAGAAACTCCGGCTACGAGCTTCCTCCATCGCGGGTCACCGTCAACCTGGCCCCCGCCGATCTGAAAAAGGAGGGCAGCCGCTACGATCTGCCCATCGCGCTCGGAATCCTCGCGGCCCTGCGAGCGTTTTCCCCCAGCGCCCTCGACGGTTACCTTGTTATGGGGGAACTGTCCCTCACCGGTGAGGTCGTCGGACGAGAGCCTTCTTTCCCCGCGGCTCTTCTCGCCAGAAAGGCGGGCATCGAGGGGATCATACTTCCAAAGGAGATGGCCGCGGAGGCCGCACTGGTGAAGGGTTGCCGTGCCCTTCCGGTAGACAGGCTTTCAGAGGTAACTGAATTCCTGAGGGGTAACGGCACGCTCGATCCGGCGGCGCCCGTCGCCGTCCGAAATCCGGACAGGATACCGGACCTGTCCGAGGTCAAGGGCCAGGAGGTTCCAAGAAGGGTTCTGGAGATCGCCGCCGCCGGAGGCCACAACCTGCTTATGGTAGGATTTCCCGGAGCCGGAAAGACGATGCTGGCCCGGAGGCTTCCCGGAATACTCCCTCCCCTGACGTCGGAACAGACCGTGGAGGTAACCGCAATTCACAGCATCGCCGGCCTGCTTTCGCAGGGAAACAGAATCATCACCCTCCCTCCATTCCGCTCGCCTCACCACACCATCTCCCACGTCGGGCTTGCCGGCGGCGGAACTCACCCACGGCCCGGAGAGATCACCCTGTCACACAACGGTGTCCTTTTTCTGGATGAGATGTCGGAGTTCAAACGCTCTTCCCTGGAAACGCTGCGGCAACCTCTCGAGGACGGCAGGATCACCATCACAAGGGCAGCCCGATCCGTAAGCTATCCCGCCCGGTTTATCCTGGTCGGTGCGACAAATCCCTGCCCATGCGGTTTTCTCGGTCATGAGACACGGCCCTGCATCTGTTCTCCGTCGGCGGTGAGTCGATACCGGAGACGTATCTCCGGCCCCTTGATGGACCGTATCGATCTGGTCGTGGATGTTCAGGGAGTCCCCCTGGAAAGGATCTCATCCCATCGGGCGGGAGAGGGCTCCGGGGTTGTTGCCGAGAGGGTGAAGACCGTACGCACCGCCCAGGCGGAAAGGGCCAGGGACGGCTTTCCTACGCTTAACAGCCGGTTGTCGCATGGGGATCTCGAAAAGCTTTGCCCCATAGGGCGTGAAGGGGAGGCGCTGCTTAAAGAAGCCGTCAGGAGGCTTGGCTTAACCGCCCGCGGATATCACCGGACATTGAGAATTGCCAGGACGCTGGCCGACATGGAGGGAAAAGAGGTTCCGGGGCCGGAACACCTGGCGGAAGCCATTCAATACCGCCCGGTTCTAAGCGGGGTTTACGGGTAA